One region of Acaryochloris thomasi RCC1774 genomic DNA includes:
- the metX gene encoding homoserine O-acetyltransferase MetX, with product MSVGPVSTQFYTFERPFELESGDRLDGVAIAYETYGTLNPEANNAILVFHALTGSQHAAGVNPHVPGVEPLWTSDCEQGWWDAFIGPGKALDTDRYFVICANYLGSCYGSTGPHSINPKTGTSYGSSFPPVTAWDVVQSQIILLDALGIDCLHAVVGGSLGGMLALLLATRAPQRVNNVISMATGMQTTVLHRILNFEQAVAIRNDSDFKQGDYYDIHRPKVGLALARMISHKTFVSLEVLENRATREIMPQDLRSKNYPLSHPIESYMLHQGQKFADRFDANSYLCVMDMWQHFDLGDLGPELFSGCNHQTYLVFSVDSDVCFYPEEQLAIVQALKNSSIAVKYITVHSDKGHDSFLLEPELFTPYIQFVLNGN from the coding sequence ATGAGCGTAGGGCCTGTCTCAACTCAGTTTTATACCTTTGAGCGGCCCTTTGAGCTGGAGTCGGGGGATCGGCTTGATGGGGTTGCGATCGCATATGAAACCTACGGCACCCTCAATCCAGAGGCCAATAATGCAATCTTAGTCTTTCATGCCTTAACGGGCAGCCAACATGCCGCTGGCGTCAACCCTCACGTCCCTGGCGTAGAACCCCTGTGGACTTCAGACTGCGAGCAGGGCTGGTGGGACGCCTTCATCGGCCCTGGTAAAGCCCTAGATACCGATCGGTATTTCGTCATCTGCGCCAACTATCTGGGGAGCTGCTACGGCTCCACCGGCCCCCACTCCATTAATCCGAAAACAGGAACCTCCTACGGCAGCTCTTTCCCCCCGGTCACCGCCTGGGACGTGGTTCAGAGTCAAATAATCTTACTAGATGCCTTAGGAATTGACTGCCTTCATGCGGTCGTAGGCGGATCTTTAGGCGGCATGTTGGCGCTACTGCTTGCCACCCGCGCCCCTCAGCGGGTCAACAACGTAATCTCAATGGCAACAGGAATGCAGACCACCGTGCTGCATCGCATCCTGAATTTTGAGCAAGCCGTCGCGATTCGCAACGACTCTGACTTTAAGCAGGGGGACTACTACGACATCCACAGACCTAAGGTTGGCCTAGCCCTAGCGCGGATGATTTCGCACAAAACCTTTGTGTCTCTCGAGGTACTAGAGAACAGAGCAACCCGAGAGATCATGCCTCAAGATCTAAGGTCAAAGAACTATCCGCTATCCCATCCCATCGAATCCTACATGCTGCATCAGGGACAAAAATTTGCCGATCGCTTTGATGCCAACAGCTATCTGTGCGTCATGGATATGTGGCAGCATTTTGACCTCGGCGATCTCGGCCCGGAGCTATTTTCAGGGTGCAACCATCAGACCTATCTCGTTTTCAGCGTCGATTCAGACGTCTGCTTTTATCCCGAGGAGCAGCTTGCGATCGTTCAAGCTCTCAAAAACAGCAGCATCGCTGTCAAGTACATCACTGTTCATTCAGACAAAGGACATGACTCATTTTTGCTAGAACCTGAGCTATTCACGCCATATATCCAGTTTGTACTCAACGGCAATTGA
- a CDS encoding pentapeptide repeat-containing protein — translation MASATVFLGTAIAEAANPEHLQQLLQTNECINCDLTDADLRGKNLRGAKLMGTSLTRANLSGANLDDANLGDTNLLQANLESATLRRANLSTSIKRQADLRQVNLKSAVLSYAQLNGVNLEGANLEGANLEGANLYAAIIRTTAKERHIVPTTLRQVNLRNSTLRRTKLDQAIVEDTDLTGANLQGASLRQSRIARSNLSKADFKGADLRRASFTETNLTGANLSAAFLAKSNMQNVDLREADLRNIDLRGAKLCSVMLPTGNRSDKGC, via the coding sequence TTGGCTAGCGCAACTGTTTTCCTAGGCACAGCCATAGCTGAAGCAGCCAACCCAGAACATCTTCAGCAGCTTTTACAGACCAATGAGTGTATTAACTGCGACCTAACCGATGCAGACCTAAGGGGCAAAAATCTTAGGGGGGCAAAACTCATGGGTACCTCTCTAACACGGGCTAACTTATCAGGGGCTAATTTGGATGATGCCAACCTAGGCGACACAAACCTACTGCAGGCAAACCTTGAAAGTGCCACCCTGCGCAGAGCCAATTTGAGTACATCTATCAAGCGGCAGGCCGATCTACGCCAAGTGAACCTCAAAAGCGCAGTTCTCAGCTATGCCCAGCTCAATGGCGTCAATTTAGAAGGGGCCAATCTAGAAGGGGCCAATCTAGAAGGAGCTAACCTATACGCAGCCATTATCAGGACGACGGCAAAAGAGCGGCATATCGTTCCCACAACGTTGCGGCAGGTCAATCTGCGCAATAGTACACTTCGGAGAACCAAGCTTGATCAGGCAATCGTTGAAGATACAGACCTGACCGGCGCAAACCTACAGGGTGCGAGCCTCAGACAAAGCCGAATTGCACGCTCTAACTTAAGCAAAGCTGACTTCAAAGGAGCAGATCTACGGCGAGCATCTTTTACTGAAACCAATTTAACAGGGGCAAATCTAAGTGCAGCTTTTCTCGCGAAAAGTAACATGCAGAATGTCGATCTCCGCGAAGCCGACCTTCGTAACATTGACCTGCGTGGGGCCAAGCTCTGCAGCGTCATGCTACCCACAGGAAATCGCTCTGATAAAGGCTGTTAG
- a CDS encoding pentapeptide repeat-containing protein: MKLQISLAAVLLAASVAEARLPEHIQTLLDTRICIRCDLAGANFSGVDLSSVNLKGANLIQANLKRTNLSAANLTDTKLIRAKLRSGNLQTTRLNVADLSQADLRDANLTGADLRSTRAPKADFRDATLTEAKLRGTNFSEADLSGAKLQKADLFAANLTGANLRGSDLSGADLERANLTGADLKGADLTGANLSGAIMPSDSVQN; encoded by the coding sequence ATGAAGCTTCAAATCTCTTTGGCTGCTGTATTGTTGGCTGCCAGTGTGGCTGAGGCTAGGCTGCCTGAGCACATCCAAACTTTGCTCGATACGAGAATCTGTATTCGCTGTGATTTAGCAGGAGCTAACTTCAGCGGTGTTGACCTCAGCAGCGTAAATCTGAAAGGCGCCAATCTCATCCAAGCCAATCTCAAGCGGACCAATTTGAGTGCAGCGAATTTGACAGATACAAAACTGATTCGAGCAAAGCTGCGGTCGGGTAATCTACAAACCACTCGGCTCAATGTCGCTGATCTGAGTCAGGCTGATTTACGGGACGCTAATTTGACGGGGGCTGATTTACGCAGTACCCGCGCCCCCAAAGCTGACTTCCGAGATGCCACGCTAACCGAAGCAAAACTGAGAGGGACCAACTTCAGCGAGGCTGATTTATCCGGTGCCAAACTGCAGAAGGCTGATTTATTTGCAGCTAACTTAACGGGCGCTAACCTCAGGGGTAGTGATTTGTCAGGAGCCGATCTTGAGCGAGCGAACCTGACGGGTGCAGATTTAAAGGGTGCGGATTTAACGGGCGCTAACTTGTCTGGGGCAATCATGCCTAGTGATTCGGTGCAAAACTAG